AATAATATTTTCCATTTAGTGCAATAGTTTCTTCTGGCAATAGAGCAATTCGAGTTTCGCCCTTCGAGGCATCTGTATGCTCGTCATTTCCGATATCTTTTTTAATCAAAGCAACATCATCGCTATCGTTTCTGTTTTTTTTGACAGTAAAAAATATAGTCCAATCTGTAATATCGGTTGCAGTTCCGTCTTCTTTTATTACTAATTTTCTGCCGAAGCTATCGCCTCTAATCGCTATCAGTTCAAACATTAGATTCCTTTCTTAATGTTTCTGCTTTGGTTGTAACCCATTTTACAAATCCGAAATAAAATCCGTTCAAAAACGCTGTCATTGCCAAATTCTGAATATCGTCAGTCAGCAAGAA
Above is a genomic segment from Candidatus Cloacimonas sp. containing:
- a CDS encoding BppU family phage baseplate upper protein, with the translated sequence MFELIAIRGDSFGRKLVIKEDGTATDITDWTIFFTVKKNRNDSDDVALIKKDIGNDEHTDASKGETRIALLPEETIALNGKYYYDIQVKKDDGVIITPIVSTITFQEDVTQRTS